CCTGGCCGTGGGCATGGCGACCTATCAGCCGGACCTGCCGTTCTCCGGCGTTCTGGCCAACCGCATCGGCAGCGAGCGCCACCGCGATCTGGTGCGCGACAGCCTGCCTGCATGGATTCGCTGGTACGGTGCCTTGCCGCGCGATGCCGCGGTGGAGTTGCCCAGCCGTCACCTGGGGCTGGTGCAGGCCGATGAGCTGGCCGACCTCGATGCCCGCCTGGACGCCGCCGCCGATGCCCTGGCGGCCAGTGCCAGCAGCGAGCTTCCGCCGCCGGTGAGTTTCGCCGCACCCGGCACCGGGCCAGCCGTCGCTCGCCTGGATGGTGTGCGTATCGGCGTGGCGCACGATAACGCGTTCGCCTTCATCTACCAGGCCAACCTTGATCTGCTGCGCGAGTTGGGCGCGGAACTGGCCTTCTTCTCGCCGCTCGATGATGCGGCGTTGCCGGTGGTCAACAGCCTTTACCTGCCCGGCGGCTATCCGGAACTTTATCTGCGCAGGCTGGCCGCGAACCAGGCGATGGCCGGGGCCATCCGCGCGCACCATGCCGCCGGCAAGCCGATCCTCGCCGAGTGCGGCGGCATGCTCTATCTGCTGGAGGCGTTGACCGATGCGGCGGGAGAGCGCGCCGAGCTGCTCGGCCTGCTGCCCGGCGAGGCGCGCATGCAGAAGCGCCTCGCCGCGCTGGCACTGCAGGCGGTGACGCTGCCTGAAGGTACCCTGCGCGGCCACACCTTCCACCATTCCCTGCTGGACAGCGCGCAAGCGCCGCTGGCCCGTGGCGTATGCCCGAACGACAAGCCGGTGGCCGAGGCGGTGTTCCGTCTTGGCCGTCTGACCGCGTCCTATATCCACTTCTACCTGCCGTCCGCCCCGGACGCAGCCGTGGCACTGTTGAAACCATGACCGAGCACGCCTACAGCCTTGAAGAGCGCGCCGCGCTCTACCGTGTCATCGCGGAGCGCCGTGACATGCGCCACTTCAGTGGCGGCGAAGTGGCGCCCGAACTGCTCGCGCGCCTGCTGGAAGCGGCGCACCAGGCGCCCAGCGTCGGGCTGATGCAGCCGTGGCGTTTCATCCGCATCACCCGGCCCGAGCTGCGCCAGTCGATCCATCGGCTGGTGGAGGATGAGCGTCTGCGCACCGCCCAGGCGCTGGGCGAGCGTTCCGCCGAATTCATGCGGCTGAAGGTGGAGGGCGTACTCGACTGCGCCGAGCTGCTGGTGGCGGCGCTGATGGATGGCCGCGAGCCGCACGTTTTCGGCCGGCGCACGTTGCCGCAGATGGACCTGGCATCGTTGTCCTGCGCGATCCAGAACCTCTGGCTGGCTTCGCGCGCCGAAGGGCTGGGCATGGGTTGGGTCTCGCTGTTCGACCCGCGGGCGCTGGGCGGGTTGCTCGGCCTGCCCGAGGGCGCCGAGGCGGTGGCAGTGATTTGCCTGGGACCGGTGGAAGCGTTCTATCCGGCGCCGATGCTGGTCCTCGAAGGCTGGCGGCAGCCGCGCCCGCTGGCCGAGCTGGTGTTCGAAGACCGGTGGGGAGTTCAGCCATGAGCCTGGCGCTGTTGAGTGTGGCCGGTGTTGCCCTGGATGCACTGTTCGGGGAGCCGAAACGCTGGCATCCGCTGGTGGCGTTCGGGCGCCTGGCGGATCGCCTGGAGCGCCGCTTCAACCGCTCGCGGGCGGCGGGTGACGAGCTGGCGCCGGGCGAAACGCCGGGCCTGGGCTGGCGCAGCCACGGCGTCACCGCATGGGTTATCGCGGTCGTGCCGCTGACATTGCTGGCGTTGCTGCTCAGCCTGCTGCCTCAGGCAGGCTGGCTGGTGCAGGTGCTGGCGCTGTATGCCGCCCTCGGCCTGCGCAGCCTGGGCGAACACGCCGAGCCGGTGGCGCTGGCGCTGCGTGCCGGCGACCTGAACGAGGCGCGCCTGCGGGTGGGCTACATGGTCAGCCGCGAGACCGCCGAGCTGGATGCAACCGCTGTTGCCCGCGCCACTACCGAGTCGGTGCTGGAGAACGGCAGCGATGCGGTGTTCGCCGCGCTGTTCTGGTTCGCCGTGGCCGGTGCGCCGGGCGTGGTGCTGTACCGCCTGAGCAATACCCTCGACGCGATGTGGGGCTACCGCAATGCGCGCTTCGAGCGCTTCGGCTGGGCGGCGGCGAAGATCGACGATGTGCTCAACTACATTCCGGCACGACTGGTAGCGCTGACCTACGCGCTGCTCGGGCGCACCCGCCAGGCTCTGCGTTGCTGGCGCATGCAGGCGCCGCGGTGGGACAGCCCCAACGCCGGCCCAGTGATGGCCGCCGGCGCGGGCGCCCTGGGCGTTTCGCTGGGCGGCGCGGCGCGCTACCACGGTGAACTGCACGAACGCCCGACGCTGGGCGAAGGTCCGGCTCCGACCGCCCAGGACATCTGGCGTGCCCTGGCCCTGGTGCGCCAGGGGGTACTGCTGTGGCTGGCGGTCATCCTGATTCTGGGAGTGCTCTGAATGCTCGAACATGGTGGCCGGCTGCGCCTTGCGGCGCAGGAGTACGGCATTCCGCTCGCCGAGTGGCTGGACCTGTCCACCGGCATTTCGCCCTGGCCGTGGAGCCTGCCGAGCGTGCCGGCCAGCGCCTGGATGCGCCTGCCGGAGGACAGCGATGGCCTTGAGTCCGCCGCGCGCCGCTACTACGGCGCCGAGAAGCTGCTGCCGCTGCCGGGCAGCCAGGCGGCGATCCAGTTGCTGCCGCGCATGCGCCGACCCGGCAAGGTCGGCGTCGTGTCGCCGTGCTACGCCGAGCATGCCGAGGCATGGCGCGCTGCCGGGCACATCCTGCGGGAAGTGAGCGAGAACGAGGTAGCGCAGCATCTGGAGCGTTTCGATGTGCTGGTGGTGGTCAACCCGAACAACCCCACTGGCCGGCGCATCGAGCCGGGTGTGCTGCTGGAATGGCACACGCGGCTGCTGGAACGAGGCGGCTGGCTGGTGGTGGATGAAGCGTTCATGGACTGCACGCCGGAACAGAGCCTGGTGACCCGCTGCGCCAGCCGCCCCGGGCTGGTGGTACTGCGTTCGTTCGGCAAGTTTTTCGGCCTGGCAGGTGCCCGGCTTGGCTTCGCGTTTGCCGAGCCGCGCCTGCTCGCGGCCCTCGCGCAACTGGTCGGTCCCTGGGCGGTGAGCGGCCCGACACGCTGGGTGGCGCAGGCGGTGCTGGGTGACCAGGATGCGCAGATCCAGCGCCGCCGCGACCTGAGCGGTGCCAGCCGGCGCCTGGCCGGCCTGCTCGGCGAGTATGGCTTCGCTCCACAAGGAGGTACCGCCCTGTTCCAATGGGTGGTGTCGATGCGCAGCCAGGCGCTGCGTGACCATCTGGCACGCCAGGGCATTCTCGTGCGCCTCTTCGAAACCCCTGCCAGCCTGCGCTTCGGCCTGCCGCCGGACGAGGCTGGCTGGCAGCGGCTGGAGCGCGGCCTGTTCACTTTCAACCAGATGGAGAATCTGCGATGAGCCCACGGATGGGGGCGACGCTGATGGTGCAGGGCACCACCTCCGATGCCGGAAAGAGCACGCTGGTGACTGCGCTGTGCCGCTGGCTGCGCCGCCAGGGCGTGGCGGTGGCGCCGTTCAAGCCGCAGAACATGGCGCTCAACAGCGCGGTGACAGCCGATGGCGGCGAGATCGGCCGGGCCCAGGCGGTGCAGGCGCAGGCGTGTCACCTGCCGCCGCATACCGACATGAACCCGGTGCTGCTCAAGCCCAACAGCGACATCGGCGCTCAGGTGATCATCCACGGCCGCGCGGTGACGAGCATGAACGCCGCCGCCTACCACGACTACAAGCGCGTGGCGATGCAGGCGGTGCTGGAATCCCACGGGCGTCTGGCGGCGCGCTATCCGGTGGTGATGGTGGAGGGCGCCGGCTCCCCGGCGGAGATCAACCTGCGCGCCAACGACATCGCCAACATGGGCTTCGCCGAGGCGGTGGATTGCCCGGTGATCCTGATTGCCGACATCGATCGCGGCGGCGTGTTCGCCCATCTGGTCGGTACCCTGGAACTGCTTTCCGAGTCCGAGCGGGCACGGGTGAAGGGCTTTGTGATCAACCGCTTCCGCGGCGACATCGCACTGCTGCAGAACGGCCTCGATTGGCTGGAGGAGCGCACTGGCGTCCCGGTGCTGGGCGTGCTGCCGTACCTGATGGACTTCCATCTCGAAGCCGAGGACGCCATCGATACCCGCCAGGCCGCCAAGACCGGCGAGCGCCTGCGCGTGGCGGTGCCAGTGCTGCTGCGCATCAGCAACCATACCGACTTCGACCCGCTGCGCCTGCACCCGCAGGTGGAGCTGATGTTCGTCGGCCCCGGCCAGCCGATGCCGCCGGCCGACCTGATCATCCTGCCGGGCTCCAAGAGTGTGCGCGCCGACCTTGCGTTTCTCCGCGAACAGGGCTGGGCGGCCGCGCTGCAGCGCCACCTGCGTTATGGCGGCAAGCTGGTGGGAATCTGTGGCGGCCTGCAGATGCTCGGCCGCACCCTGGCGGATCCGCATGGCCTGGAAGGCACGGCGGGGGAGAGCCACGGGCTTGGCCTGCTGGACTTTCACACGGTACTCGAGGCGCAGAAGCAGTTGCGCAACGTCAGTGGCCGGTTGGCGCTGGAAGATGCACAGGTGAGCGGTTATGAGATTCATGCGGGCGTCACCGAGGGCCCGGCGCTGGCGCTTCCGGCGGTGCGCCTGAGCGATGGGCGCGTCGATGGCGCCGTGAGCGCCGACGGGCAGGTGCTGGGAACCTACCTGCACGGGCTGTTCGAGTCACCGGCCGCCTGTTCGGCGCTGCTGCGCTGGGCCGGGCTGCGCGAGGTGCGGAGCATCGATTACCACGCCTTGCGCGAGCGCGATATCGAGCGTCTGGCCGACCAGGTCGAGGCGTATCTGGATACCGCACGGCTGAAGTCGCTGTGCGGGTTATGAAAAGCCTGCTTTTCGCAGGAGCGAGAATCCATGCTTGAACTGATCCTCGGCGGCGCCCGTTCGGGCAAGAGCCGCCTGGCCGAGCGCCTGGCGCTGCAAAGCGGCCTGCCAGTCACCTACGTCGCGACGGCACAGGCCGGCGATGGCGAGATGTCCGCGCGTATCCTCCAGCACCGCGAACGCCGTCCTGCGCAGTGGGGGCTGCTGGAGGAGCCGCTGGCACTGGCTGATGCGCTGGAGCGACTGGCCGATCCACAGCGATGCGTGCTGGTGGACTGCCTGACGCTGTGGGTCACCAACCTGTTGCTGCATGAGGACGGCTGGCGCCTGCGGAGCGAGATCGATGCCCTGCTGGAGATTCTCCCGCGCCTGCCGGGGCGGACCATTCTGGTCAGCAATGAAACCGGGCTGGGCGTGGTGCCGCTGGGCGAACTGAGCCGCCGGTACGTGGACGAGGCCGGCTGGCTGCATCAGTCGCTGGCGGAAATCAGCGAGCGGGTAGTGTTCACCGTCGCCGGCCTGCCGATGGTTCTGAAAGGGGAAGCGTTATGAGTCTGCAATGGTGGCTGCAGGGCTGTCAGCCGATCGACCGCGTGGCACAGGACAAGGCCGCCGCGCGTCAGGACCAGTTGACCAAGCCACGTGGCGCGCTGGGCCGCCTGGAGGACGAGACCGTGCGTCTGGCTGGGCTGCAAGGCCGCGAGCGGCCATCGCTGGAGCACGTCTGGTTCGCGCTGTTCGCTGGCGACCACGGCGTGGTGGCGGAGGGTGTGTCGGCCTATCCGCAGGCGGTGACCGTGGAGATGTTGCGCAATTTCGTACGCGGCGGCGCGGCGATCAGCGTGCTGGCGCGCGATCTGGATGCACGCCTGGAAGTGATCGACCTGGGCACCGCGACGCCGCTGGAACCGCTGCCTGGCGTGCGGCATCTGATGGTCGGCGCGGGCACCGCGAACTTTACCCGTGAGCCGGCGATGACGGCCGCGCAATGCCTGATCGCCCTGGAGGCCGGGCGCGAATCGGTGCGTCGGGCGCAGCAGGCCGGCAGCGAGCTGTTCATCGGCGGCGAGATGGGGATCGGCAACACCAGCGCTGCTGCCGCGCTGGCCTGTGCGCTGCTGGACGAGCCGGCCCAGGCGCTGGTGGGCCCCGGCACCGGGCTGGATGCGCAGGGTGTGGCGCGCAAGGTGGAGGTGATCGAGCGTGCGCTGGAGCTGCACCGGGTGCATTGCGACGAGCCATTCGAGGCGCTGTGCCGCCTGGGCGGTTTCGAGATCGCCGCATTGGTCGGCGCTTACCTGGCCTGCGCGCAGAAGGGGATTCCGACTCTGGTGGATGGTTTCATCTGTAGTACCGCCGCGTTGTGCGCGACACACTTGAATCCGGGCTGTCGCGACTGGCTGCTGTTCGCCCATGCAGGGGCGGAGCCGGGGCATGATCGGGTGCTCTCGGCGTTGGACGCCCAGCCGTTGCTGGACCTTGGCCTGCGGCTGGGGGAGGGCAGCGGCGCGGCGCTGGCGGTGCCGCTGCTGCGCCAGGCCTGCCGCTTGCACAGTGGGATGGCGACGTTCGCCGAAGCGGCGGTTTCGGATCGTCCGGCATGACGCTGCACCTGCACCTGTTGCGCCACGGCGAAACCGAGCTGGGCGGTGGCTTTCGCGGGCGCCTGGACGATGCGTTGACCGAGGCTGGCTGGTCGCAGATGCGCGCGTCGGTCGGCGAGACATGCCGGTGGTCGGCTCTGGTCAGTTCGCCCCTGCGGCGCTGCGCGGCGTTCGCCGAGGAGCTTGCGACGCGCCACGGCTTGCCGCTGAGCCTGGATGGCGACCTGCGCGAGCTGGACTTCGGCCACTGGGAAGGCATTTCGCCAGCTACTCTGATGGAGAGTGATGCGCAGGCGCTGGGGCGTTTCTGGTCCGATCCCTACGCGTTCCCGCCACCCGGCGGCGAACCGCTGCAAGCTTTCGAAGCCCGTGTGTTCAATGCGCTGGAGCGGCTGTACCACGCGCATGCGGGCACGACGGTGCTGGTGGTGACCCACGGCGGTGTGATGCGCCTGCTCGGTGCGCTGGCTGGCGGTTTGCCTGCGCGGCGCCTGCTGGAGGTGGCGGTCGCCCACGGCGAGTATCTGTCGCTGGAAGTGACGCGTGATGGCGAAGGCTGGCGAATCCAGCCTACGGAGCGGCAATGAGCGGACATCAACCCAGGCGAGAGGAACCCGAGGAGCCGGTGCGCGAGGCGGAGCAGCGCGTGCCCGTCGAGCCGCTCAGCGACTGGTGCCTGCCACTGGTTGCGCTGCAGTTCCTGACCCGCCTGCCGGTGCCCCTGGCGCATATGCCTACGCCGTTGCAGTTCGGCCGGGCGACGCTGTTCTATCCGCTGGTGGGCCTGTTGATCGGCGCGGTACTGCTGGGGCTGGGCGAGTTGCTCGGCGGCGTGCACCTGCTGTTGCAGGGCGCGCTGCTGCTGGCTGTCTGGGTGGCGATCAGCGGGGCACTGCATCTGGATGGCCTGGCCGACACGGCGGATGCCTGGATCGGTGGCCTGGGCGACCGGGAGCGCACCCTGGCGATCATGAAGGATCCGCGCTGCGGGCCGGCGGCGGTGGTTACGCTGGTCGTCGTGCTGCTGCTGAAGTTCGCCGCCATCACCGCGATCCTCGGCAGCCATCAGCACTGGGCGTTGCTGCTGGCGCCGTGGCTGGCGCGTTGTGCGCTGCCACTGCTGTTCTTCACCACCGGCTACGCGCGGCGAGGTGGCCTGGGCCAGGCGCTGGCCGATCATTTGCCGCGCGATGCCATGCCCTGGGTACTGGCCGGCAATGCTGCACTGATGGTGCTGCTGGGGCTCAGTGGAATGCTGGCGCTGGCGGTTGCTCTGGTGGCTTTCGTCTGGCTGCGCAGCCGTTTCATCGCGCGCCTGGGCGGTACCACGGGGGATACCGCCGGGGCTATGGTGGAGCTGATCGAGTGCGCGGTGTTGGTGGCGCTGGCGCTCTGATCCGGTTCCGGCATACCTCTGTGAGAGCAACTGTCTTGCTCGCTGTATTCATTGTCCCCTGGGCGAATAACCCGTAATGGGGCATGCGCTCAGCGTTGGATGAGCCGTTTGAGTCCCGGATCGCCATACTGCGAGGTGCGACGGGTTAGCGTCCGGGCCGTCGGATTCGATCCAGCCGGTCAATCGAAGGCGAAGTGCTCTGTCTTCAGGCCCATCACCGACCGTACTGGCTTGGCCATCGCCGATGCGTGGCCCTTGGCGCGGGGCAGCAGGCGGGCGAAATAGAAGTCGCTGGTGGCGATCTTTGCCTTGTAGAAGTCGCTCGATTCGCTGCCACCCTGGCGCAGGCGCTTGCGCGCCGCCGCTTCCTGCAATGCCCAGGCGTATGCCAGCGCGACGTAACCGGAAAACATCAGGTAGTCGTGGCTGGCGGTGCTCACCAGGTCGCGCTGCTTGCGGGCGGTGAGGGCGATGCGCAGGGTCAGCAGGTTCCACTGCGCGCATAGCTTGAGCAATGTGAGCGCGCGGCCGCGCATGGCTGGCTCCCGTTTCAGCAGGTCCACGGCGAACTTCGCTACCTGTGCAGTGAAGTCGCGCACGGCCTTGCCCTGGGTCATCAGCAGCACTTTGCGGCCGAGCAGGTCCAGTGCCTGGATGCCGGTGGTGCCCTCGTAGAGCGTGGCGATCCGCGCATCGCGGACGATCTGCTCCATGCCGTGTTCCTTGATGTAGCCGTGGCCGCCGAACACCTGCATGCCGAGGTTGGCGCTCTCCAGGCCCAGTTCGGTCAGGCAGCCCTTGAGGATCGGGGTGAGGAAGCCGAGTTTGTCGTCCCAGCGGTCGTACTCGGCGTTGTCGTTGGTGAGCAGGCCCTGGATCATTTTGTCGGCGTATTGGGTGGCCAGGTAGATCAGCGCGCGGCCGCCTTCGGCCACGGCTTTCTGGGTGAGCAGCATGCGCCGCACGTCGCCGTGGTGCATGAGGGTGTCGGCGATCTCACTCGGCTCCTTGGTGCCTGACAGGGCGCGCATGGAACGGCGTTCGCGGGCATAGGCCAGCGCGCCCTGGTAGGCCAGTTCAGCGGTGGCCACGCCCTGGATGGCGGTGCCGATACGCGCGCTGTTCATGAAGGTGAACATACATTCCAGGCCCTTGTTCGGCTCGCCGATGAGGAAGCCGGTGGCGCCGTCGAAATTCATCACGCAGGTGGCGGATGCCTTGATGCCCATTTTCTTTTCCAGCGCGCCGCAGGTCACGCCGTTGCGCGGACCCAGGCTGCCAGACTCGCCGGGGAGGAATTTCGGCACGATGAACAGGGAGATGCCGCGGGTGCCTTTCGGTGCGTCGGGCAGCCTGGCCAGGACGATATGCACGATGTTCTCGGTGAGGTCGTGCTCGCCGGAGGAGATGAATATCTTGGTGCCGGTGATGGCGTAGCTGCCGTCGGCGTTGGCTTCGGCGCGGGTCTTCACCTGGCCCAGGTCGGTGCCGCACTGCGGCTCGGTGAGGCACATGGTGCCACCCCAGCGGCCTTCGGTGAGCGGGGTGAGGTAGGTCTGCTTCTGCTCCTCGGTGCCGTGCTGCATGACGGTATTCATCGCGCCCAGCGACAGGCCCGGATACATGGAGAATGGCCAGTTGGCGGTGCCCATCATTTCCTGCTTGAGCGCGCCCAGGCTCATCGGCAGGCCCTGGCCGCCGTATTCCACCGGATGCGAAAGGCCCTGCCAGCCGCCGGCTACGTAAGCGTCATAGGCTTCCTTGAAGCCTGCGGGCGTGCGTACTTCGCCGTTCTCCAGGTGACAGCCTTCCTCGTCGCCGCTGTGGTAGAGCGGGGCGATCACTTCCTCGCAGAGTTTTGCGCATTCGCTGAGGATGGCGTCGACCATGTCCGGGGTCGCTTCGCCGCCGTTGATCAGGTTCTGGTAGTGGCTGGGGAAGTCGAAGACTTCATTGAGGAGGAATCGGGTGTCGCGCAGCGGAGCTTTGTAGACGGGCATCGGGAACCTCGGGCCGTGATGCGCCCCGTCGACGGCGCGGGGCTGGATGGCCGCAGTTATACGGCTGGCCCGGTGCGATGCCCTTGGCTGTTTCAACGCGAGGTGCTGGCAGATGGGACAATCGGTTGCGCCGGCCATTGACGATCCGTTGGTTGCGGGTATATACACGCATTCATGCTGACGACCCAATGCCTTTGCACCAAGCTGCGCCGCTCGGCCCGGGCGGTGACTCGCGTTTACGACGATGCCTTGAAGGGCGTCGGCTTGACGACTGCGCAATTCTCCCTGTTACGGCACCTGTCACGGCTGGAGCAGCCGAGCATCTCCGACCTGGCCGATGCAATGGGCCTGGACCGCAGTACCCTCGGGCGCAATCTCAGACCGCTGGAGAGTGAGGGCCTGGTGCGCCTGGACGAAGGAGCGGATCTGCGTAACCGCATTGTGGTGCTTACGCCGGCCGGTCTCGAACGCATCATGCGTGGCCGCGAGGCCTGGGACGCGGCTCAGCAGGATGTGGCTGCCCACCTGGGCGATGACAAGCGCCGCCAGTTGGAAGCCCTGCTGGACGAGCTGGCTACGCTGGACAGTTAGCTGCCGCCTGCGTGCAGGGCGAAATACCGATTAGAAGCGGGTATATACCCGCACAGGAGCAAGTGATGTCGAAGCTGTCGCGTACGGGATTCTGGATACTGTTGTCCGGCGCCCTGATCCTCGCCCTTTCCCTGGGCATCCGCCACGGCTTCGGCCTGTTCCTGGCGCCGATGAGTGCGGAGTTCGGCTGGGGGCGCGAGACCTTCGCCTTCGCCATCGCCCTGCAGAATCTGATCTGGGGTATTGCCCAGCCGTTCACCGGCGCCATTGCCGACCGCTTCGGCGCGATGCGCACGGTGCTGGTGGGCGGCATTCTCTATGCCATCGGCCTGGTGCTTATGGGGTACTCCGACTCGGCTTTCAGCCTGTCGCTGAGCGCGGGGCTGCTGATTGGCATCGGCCTGTCGGGCACGTCGTTCTCGGTGATCCTCGGCGCTGTGGGACGCGCGGTACCGCTGGAGCGGCGCAGCATGGCGATGGGCATTTCGGCGGCAGCGGGTTCCTTCGGCCAGTTCGCGATGTTGCCGGGTACGCTCGGGCTGATCGGTTGGCTCGGCTGGTCCGCCGCACTGCTCGCGCTTGGTCTGCTGGTGGCGTTGATCGTGCCGCTGGCGGCGCTGATGCGCGACAAGCCGCTGCCGATGCAGGGGCATGAGCAGACCCTTGGCGAGGCACTGCGCGAGGCGGTCGGCCACTCGGGGTTCTGGTTGCTGTCGCTGGGCTTTTTCGTCTGCGGCTTCCAGGTTGTCTTCATCGGTGTGCACCTGCCGGCCTATCTGGTGGACCGTCACCTGCCGGCCTCGGTCGGCACCACGGTGCTGGCGCTGGTGGGGCTGTTCAATGTGTTTGGCACCTACATCGCCGGCTGGCTCGGTGGGCGCATGAGTAAGCCCAGGCTGCTTACCGCCCTTTACCTGCTGCGCGGCGTGGTGATTCTCGCCTTCCTGTGGGCACCGCTGACGGTGTGGACGGCCTACCTTTTCGGTATCGCAATGGGGCTGCTGTGGCTGTCGACCGTACCGCTCACCAATGGCACGGTGGCCACGCTGTTCGGTGTACGCAACCTGTCGATGCTCGGCGGCATCACCTTCCTGTTCCACCAGATCGGCGCCTTCCTCGGTGGCTGGCTGGGCGGCTATGTGTATGACCATACCGGCAACTACGATCTGGTCTGGCAGATTTCCATCCTGCTCAGCCTGCTGGCTGGCCTGCTCAACTGGCCGGTGCGCGAACGCCCGGTGCAGCGTCCCGGCGCGTTGGAGGCGGTGTGAAGCGCTCGCTGATGATTGCCCTGCTGCTGGTGCTGCTGCTTGCGCTGGCCGGCCTTGCCTGGTGGGGCTGGCAGCGCGGCGGGCTGGCGCTGATGCAACTGGGCATGGGCAGTTGCTGAGGTGCGCCGCGCAGCGTAGCGTGACGGGATGATTCGAGGACTATCGCCATGCACACTCGTGTTTCCCTGCTTGCCCTGACCCTGCTGTTGCCACTGGCGGCACAGGCTGCCGAATGCCCGGCGTTGCTCAAGACTCAGGGTGAACTGCCCAAGTTGCGTTCCAAGGATGTGCTCGATCTCTGCGAGCTGTATGCGGGCAAGCCGCTGGTGGTGGTGAATACCGCCAGCCACTGCGGCTTTACGCCCCAGTTCAAGGGGCTGGAGGCGCTTTACCAGAAGTACAAGGACCAGGGCCTGGAGGTGTTGGGCGTGCCGTCCGACGACTTCAAGCAGGAGGCGGCCGATGCCGCGGAGACGGCCAAGGTCTGCTACGGCAACTATGGCGTCACCTTCAACATGACGTCGGTACAGCCTGTAAGCGGCAACGATGCGATCCCGCTATTCAAGGACCTGGCGGCCCAGGCCGATCAGGTGCCGCGCTGGAATTTCTTCAAGTATGTGGTGGATCGCCAGGGCAAGGTGGTGGCGGAGTTCTCCAGCCTGACCAAGCCGGATGATCCCGAGCTGCAGGCGGCGGTGGAGAAGGCAATCGCCAGCCAGCCGTGAGCTTGTCGTGTGACAGAGAGGCCGGGATATGCCCGGCCTTTTCATGTGTGCGGTGCAGTACTTAGGAAATTTCCTGTTACAGATAGCGATGGCTCGATGCGACAATTCTGTCCCCCGGTGTCGCATCAGGCGTCCGGAATCACGCATCGACTCAGGAGATTTCCTTCTATGGATGGCAAAGCCCTTTTCCTCATCG
The Pseudomonas triclosanedens DNA segment above includes these coding regions:
- a CDS encoding cobyrinate a,c-diamide synthase; amino-acid sequence: MNAPSRQCPALLIAAPASGQGKTTVTAALARLHTRLGRKVRVFKCGPDFLDPMILARASGAPVYQLDLWMVGEGESRRLLWEAAGEADLILIEGVMGLFDGAPSAADLARRFGVPVMAVINGQSMAQTFGALAVGMATYQPDLPFSGVLANRIGSERHRDLVRDSLPAWIRWYGALPRDAAVELPSRHLGLVQADELADLDARLDAAADALAASASSELPPPVSFAAPGTGPAVARLDGVRIGVAHDNAFAFIYQANLDLLRELGAELAFFSPLDDAALPVVNSLYLPGGYPELYLRRLAANQAMAGAIRAHHAAGKPILAECGGMLYLLEALTDAAGERAELLGLLPGEARMQKRLAALALQAVTLPEGTLRGHTFHHSLLDSAQAPLARGVCPNDKPVAEAVFRLGRLTASYIHFYLPSAPDAAVALLKP
- the bluB gene encoding 5,6-dimethylbenzimidazole synthase produces the protein MTEHAYSLEERAALYRVIAERRDMRHFSGGEVAPELLARLLEAAHQAPSVGLMQPWRFIRITRPELRQSIHRLVEDERLRTAQALGERSAEFMRLKVEGVLDCAELLVAALMDGREPHVFGRRTLPQMDLASLSCAIQNLWLASRAEGLGMGWVSLFDPRALGGLLGLPEGAEAVAVICLGPVEAFYPAPMLVLEGWRQPRPLAELVFEDRWGVQP
- the cbiB gene encoding adenosylcobinamide-phosphate synthase CbiB — encoded protein: MSLALLSVAGVALDALFGEPKRWHPLVAFGRLADRLERRFNRSRAAGDELAPGETPGLGWRSHGVTAWVIAVVPLTLLALLLSLLPQAGWLVQVLALYAALGLRSLGEHAEPVALALRAGDLNEARLRVGYMVSRETAELDATAVARATTESVLENGSDAVFAALFWFAVAGAPGVVLYRLSNTLDAMWGYRNARFERFGWAAAKIDDVLNYIPARLVALTYALLGRTRQALRCWRMQAPRWDSPNAGPVMAAGAGALGVSLGGAARYHGELHERPTLGEGPAPTAQDIWRALALVRQGVLLWLAVILILGVL
- the cobD gene encoding threonine-phosphate decarboxylase CobD, translated to MLEHGGRLRLAAQEYGIPLAEWLDLSTGISPWPWSLPSVPASAWMRLPEDSDGLESAARRYYGAEKLLPLPGSQAAIQLLPRMRRPGKVGVVSPCYAEHAEAWRAAGHILREVSENEVAQHLERFDVLVVVNPNNPTGRRIEPGVLLEWHTRLLERGGWLVVDEAFMDCTPEQSLVTRCASRPGLVVLRSFGKFFGLAGARLGFAFAEPRLLAALAQLVGPWAVSGPTRWVAQAVLGDQDAQIQRRRDLSGASRRLAGLLGEYGFAPQGGTALFQWVVSMRSQALRDHLARQGILVRLFETPASLRFGLPPDEAGWQRLERGLFTFNQMENLR
- a CDS encoding cobyric acid synthase produces the protein MSPRMGATLMVQGTTSDAGKSTLVTALCRWLRRQGVAVAPFKPQNMALNSAVTADGGEIGRAQAVQAQACHLPPHTDMNPVLLKPNSDIGAQVIIHGRAVTSMNAAAYHDYKRVAMQAVLESHGRLAARYPVVMVEGAGSPAEINLRANDIANMGFAEAVDCPVILIADIDRGGVFAHLVGTLELLSESERARVKGFVINRFRGDIALLQNGLDWLEERTGVPVLGVLPYLMDFHLEAEDAIDTRQAAKTGERLRVAVPVLLRISNHTDFDPLRLHPQVELMFVGPGQPMPPADLIILPGSKSVRADLAFLREQGWAAALQRHLRYGGKLVGICGGLQMLGRTLADPHGLEGTAGESHGLGLLDFHTVLEAQKQLRNVSGRLALEDAQVSGYEIHAGVTEGPALALPAVRLSDGRVDGAVSADGQVLGTYLHGLFESPAACSALLRWAGLREVRSIDYHALRERDIERLADQVEAYLDTARLKSLCGL
- the cobU gene encoding bifunctional adenosylcobinamide kinase/adenosylcobinamide-phosphate guanylyltransferase, translated to MLELILGGARSGKSRLAERLALQSGLPVTYVATAQAGDGEMSARILQHRERRPAQWGLLEEPLALADALERLADPQRCVLVDCLTLWVTNLLLHEDGWRLRSEIDALLEILPRLPGRTILVSNETGLGVVPLGELSRRYVDEAGWLHQSLAEISERVVFTVAGLPMVLKGEAL
- the cobT gene encoding nicotinate-nucleotide--dimethylbenzimidazole phosphoribosyltransferase, which encodes MSLQWWLQGCQPIDRVAQDKAAARQDQLTKPRGALGRLEDETVRLAGLQGRERPSLEHVWFALFAGDHGVVAEGVSAYPQAVTVEMLRNFVRGGAAISVLARDLDARLEVIDLGTATPLEPLPGVRHLMVGAGTANFTREPAMTAAQCLIALEAGRESVRRAQQAGSELFIGGEMGIGNTSAAAALACALLDEPAQALVGPGTGLDAQGVARKVEVIERALELHRVHCDEPFEALCRLGGFEIAALVGAYLACAQKGIPTLVDGFICSTAALCATHLNPGCRDWLLFAHAGAEPGHDRVLSALDAQPLLDLGLRLGEGSGAALAVPLLRQACRLHSGMATFAEAAVSDRPA
- the cobC gene encoding alpha-ribazole phosphatase family protein — protein: MTLHLHLLRHGETELGGGFRGRLDDALTEAGWSQMRASVGETCRWSALVSSPLRRCAAFAEELATRHGLPLSLDGDLRELDFGHWEGISPATLMESDAQALGRFWSDPYAFPPPGGEPLQAFEARVFNALERLYHAHAGTTVLVVTHGGVMRLLGALAGGLPARRLLEVAVAHGEYLSLEVTRDGEGWRIQPTERQ